One window from the genome of Streptomyces cadmiisoli encodes:
- a CDS encoding LppU/SCO3897 family protein has translation MTTPPPQGNPFAQGQNNPYAQGQPQAPQPPQPGFPGPYAPVPPEQPRRKLSFKTIKNVVVGVVVAGVVIGGFIASRDDANTASVGDCMSISNPDSITDPGLEVVDCGDSKAKYKVADKKDGTSSGCDRTKYSEYTETGGSSDFTLCLEDYPAK, from the coding sequence GTGACTACTCCGCCGCCCCAGGGCAATCCATTCGCGCAGGGCCAGAACAACCCGTACGCGCAGGGACAGCCCCAGGCCCCACAGCCGCCCCAGCCCGGCTTCCCCGGCCCGTACGCCCCGGTCCCGCCGGAGCAGCCCCGCCGCAAGCTCAGCTTCAAGACGATCAAGAACGTGGTGGTCGGTGTCGTGGTCGCCGGTGTCGTGATCGGTGGCTTCATAGCCAGCCGGGACGACGCCAACACGGCGTCGGTCGGCGACTGCATGAGCATCTCCAACCCGGACAGCATCACCGACCCGGGCCTGGAGGTCGTGGACTGCGGCGACTCCAAGGCGAAGTACAAGGTCGCCGACAAGAAGGACGGCACGTCGAGCGGTTGCGACCGTACGAAGTACAGCGAGTACACCGAGACGGGCGGCAGTAGCGACTTCACCCTCTGCCTGGAGGACTACCCGGCCAAGTAG
- a CDS encoding MFS transporter: MAVVSDLRVLLRFRDFRRLLGVRLLSQGADGVYQVGLATYVVFSPEEQTSATAIASAMAVLLLPYSLVGPFAGALLDRWRRRQVFLYGNLLRAALASATAVLMISPVPDWLFYVSALCVTAVNRFVLAGLSASLPRVVDADRLVIANSLSPTAGTLAATAGGGLAFVVRLLIADSDAAVVLVGAALYLCSALASLRMARELLGPDRELVQPRLTAALRGTARDLVAGVRHLAAPARREAAWALASMTLMRFCYGALTVMLLMLCRYALSSDPEEGLALLGVAVGVSGAGFFTAAVLTPWAAGRLGPGRWIVVCAATAAVLEPALGLPFTTVPIMAAAFFLGLTTQGAKIATDTVVQSSVDDGYRGRIFSLYDVLFNIAFVGAAGIAALMLPPDGRSTALVLTVAALYGAVAVAMSRFERR; encoded by the coding sequence ATGGCCGTCGTAAGCGATCTGCGCGTCCTGCTCCGCTTCCGGGACTTCCGGCGCCTGCTCGGCGTGCGACTGCTGTCCCAGGGCGCCGACGGCGTCTACCAGGTCGGGCTCGCGACCTACGTAGTCTTCTCCCCCGAGGAGCAGACCTCGGCCACGGCGATCGCGTCGGCCATGGCTGTCCTGCTGCTCCCGTACTCCCTGGTGGGCCCCTTCGCCGGCGCCCTGCTGGACCGCTGGCGCCGCCGCCAGGTCTTTCTGTACGGCAACCTGCTGCGCGCCGCGCTGGCCTCGGCGACGGCCGTCCTGATGATCAGCCCCGTCCCGGACTGGCTGTTCTACGTCTCCGCCCTCTGCGTCACCGCCGTCAACCGCTTCGTCCTCGCAGGTCTGTCCGCGTCGCTGCCCCGCGTCGTCGACGCCGACCGTCTGGTGATCGCGAACTCCCTCTCGCCGACCGCCGGCACCCTGGCCGCGACCGCCGGCGGCGGCCTCGCCTTCGTCGTACGGCTGCTGATCGCCGACTCCGACGCCGCTGTCGTACTGGTCGGCGCCGCGCTGTATCTGTGCTCGGCGCTGGCGTCGCTGCGCATGGCCCGGGAACTGCTCGGCCCGGACCGTGAACTGGTTCAGCCCCGGCTGACGGCGGCACTGAGGGGAACGGCTCGCGACCTCGTGGCCGGGGTCCGCCACCTCGCCGCGCCGGCACGGCGCGAAGCCGCCTGGGCTCTCGCCTCGATGACACTGATGCGCTTCTGCTACGGCGCCCTGACGGTCATGCTGCTGATGCTCTGCCGCTACGCCCTGTCGAGCGATCCGGAGGAGGGGCTGGCGCTCCTGGGGGTGGCCGTCGGGGTCTCCGGCGCCGGGTTCTTCACGGCGGCCGTGCTGACGCCCTGGGCGGCCGGGCGGCTCGGCCCCGGCCGGTGGATCGTCGTGTGCGCCGCGACCGCCGCGGTCCTGGAACCCGCTCTCGGTCTTCCCTTCACCACGGTCCCGATCATGGCAGCGGCCTTCTTCCTCGGGCTGACCACGCAGGGCGCGAAGATCGCCACCGACACCGTCGTGCAGTCCTCCGTCGACGACGGCTACCGCGGCCGGATCTTCTCCCTCTACGACGTCCTGTTCAACATCGCCTTCGTAGGCGCCGCCGGAATCGCCGCGCTGATGCTGCCCCCGGACGGGCGCTCGACGGCGCTGGTACTGACCGTCGCAGCGCTCTACGGGGCGGTTGCGGTGGCTATGAGTCGCTTTGAACGCCGCTGA